The Planococcus donghaensis genome contains a region encoding:
- a CDS encoding DUF6501 family protein yields MLHNEWLNKETIKTVTCKHTDAAKFLVSNVLTAGKEYEVKNETEEFIFVVDNTGKIGGFYKTYFE; encoded by the coding sequence ATGCTTCACAATGAATGGTTAAATAAAGAAACAATCAAAACCGTGACATGCAAACATACAGATGCAGCTAAATTTTTAGTATCAAACGTTTTAACTGCAGGGAAAGAGTACGAAGTTAAAAATGAAACCGAAGAATTTATCTTTGTAGTAGATAATACCGGAAAAATTGGTGGCTTTTACAAAACGTATTTCGAATAA
- a CDS encoding DedA family protein — protein sequence MDISFLLELVQKYGYFSMFVFNWLLLFGLPIPNEVAAAFSGVLTEISNFNPYYAFLSAYAGLITSNTFAYFIGRSLGHRLLNRLNKTALKQAISRFSHFLEKHGEWAIAFSFFLPGIRWAMPYVVGANRFPIMRYMLFAYSAGFVWMFIYFNVGRTFPYAYETILDHIQAFLVSLTVLIVFILVIRYIYTTKFPKSDD from the coding sequence ATGGATATTTCGTTTCTTCTAGAATTGGTGCAAAAATATGGGTATTTTAGCATGTTTGTGTTTAATTGGCTGCTGTTATTTGGTTTGCCGATTCCAAATGAAGTGGCAGCAGCATTTTCAGGCGTCTTAACTGAGATTAGCAACTTTAATCCTTATTATGCTTTTTTATCCGCATATGCAGGTTTGATCACCAGCAATACATTCGCGTACTTTATCGGTCGTAGCTTAGGACATCGATTGCTAAATCGCTTGAATAAAACTGCGTTAAAGCAGGCAATTAGCCGTTTTAGCCACTTTTTGGAAAAGCACGGAGAATGGGCAATAGCTTTTAGTTTTTTCCTTCCAGGAATCCGTTGGGCCATGCCGTATGTAGTGGGAGCAAATCGATTTCCGATCATGCGTTATATGTTGTTTGCGTATTCAGCGGGATTTGTTTGGATGTTTATTTATTTCAATGTCGGCAGAACGTTTCCATATGCCTATGAAACCATTCTCGATCACATACAAGCATTTTTAGTTTCGTTGACTGTTCTTATCGTTTTTATTTTGGTGATACGGTATATTTATACAACGAAGTTTCCTAAAAGTGATGACTAG